The DNA region CTTGAGGTCGCCCAAATGGTCGTCTTCTCGTCGGCTTTTCACTAGCATGTCATCCATGTAGACTTGGACATTCCTCCCAATCTGATGTGCAAACATTTTGTTTATTAGCCTCTGATACGTTGCGCCTGCGTTCTTTAGACCGAACAGTATCACTTTGTGGCAAAAGAGGCCTTGGCTGGTGACAAACGAAGTCTTCTCCTGATTAGCCTTGTCCAGTTTGGTCTGGTTGTAACTAGAAaacgcatccatgaagctcaacaattGGTGTCTTGTTGTCAAGTCTACCAAGACATCGATCTGCGGGAGTGGGTAGCTATCTTTAGGGCACACCTTATTTAAgtccgtgaagtctacacacatcctccactttCTATTGGCTTTCTTAACCATTACCACATTGGCTAGCCAGTCAGGGCAGTACACTTCTCTTATGAACTCTGCTTCTTGCAATTTGTGAACTTCTTCCGCTATAGCCCTGTCTCGCTCTTAGGTGAACAGTAATTTCTTTTGACGGATAGGGGGAAAAGAGGGTGATACATTCAACTTGTGAACCATGATCAATGTGTcaatgtcttcgtggctccaggCAAAGACGTTCTGATTCTCTCTCGGGAATGCCATGAGTGCTTAACGGACTGGTGGGCTAGTGAGGGTGCCGATCCTGGTCGTTCACTCAGGTTTGGAGTCATCAAGGAGTATCTCTTCCAAGCCTTCAACGTGCTCTGCATTTGTTCGTTATTCTTTTATGCTCATGGCTTGTAAGTGGTTGTCCATCTCCAACATGGCTATGTAGCATTCATGCGTTGCCACTTGGTATCCACGTACCTTTCCTACTTCGTACTTTGTgagaaacttgatcatcaggtgATAGGTTCAAGTTATGGCCTTTTCACGAATTGAGGGTAGGACAGCCTAGTATGGTATTGTAAGCAGACAAACAGTTGATGACAAGGAATGTAACATCCTTAGTAATTTTTTGAGGGTAATCACTAACCGTCATGGGCAATGTGATACCGAGGGGGTATACTCTCGTTCCTCTAAACCCAATGAGCAGTGCATTGGTCGGTACGAGTTGTTCTCTCTCAATCCTTATCTGCTGGAACACCGAGTAATAGAGAATATCAGCAAAACTTCCATTATTAACTAGGACCCAATGAGTGTTGTAATCCCCTACTCGTATGCTAACAATGAATGCATCGCCATGTGGGTGGTGGAGATGTCAAGCATTTTCCTCCGAGAACCCAGTTATGGGGTTGTCGACCCATGCCATCTTTGGAACGAAACCTGTCAGCTAGACGCTCTGAACCATCCTTATGTAAGTCTTACGTGCCTTTCTGGATGAACCGAAAGTTGTGGtgcccctacaatcatccttatgtcttcTAGGGGTGGCTTGGGGCGCTCATTATCCCTTCTTGCAGCCTACTCTTGTGGCGGGTCTGCTCTTTCCTTGCTGATGAATCATTGTAGTTTTCCTTGTTTGATAAGGGCCttaatctgctgcttcaagtcatagcACTTAGATGTGTCGTGATCGTGATCTCGATGAAAGCAGCAATACTTGTCTCTAGACCTCTTactgggatctcccttcaacttgctaGGCCACGTCAAGGTTGTATTGTCCTGGATCTGCATCAATACCTGATCAATCGGGGTAGTCAGTGGGGTGAAGTTGGTGAACCTTACAGTAAAGGGTTTGGAGCGCCTATCCTCCCGTAGGTCTCCGGTTCTAGTCATCTTCTGTCCCTTATCCTGCTGTGCATCTTCTTGCCTTTTCCTCTTCTTAGGTTTCTCCTTTCGAGCCAGTAATGCATCCTCTACGTTCATGTACTTAGTAGCCCGATAAAGTACATTTGACATGGTCTTTGGGTCGTTcttataaaaggaaaacaaaagctTCCCTTTCCGTAGATCATTGGTAAATGCAGcaacaagtatcttgtcatcagCTTCGTCTATCGAAAGAGCTTCTTTGTTGAAACGTGCTATGTAGGACCGCAACGTCTCGTCTTTTCGTTGCTTGATGCTCATTAGGTACATAGTGGATTTCTTGTACCTGTGCCCCCTTATGAAGTGCGATGCAAACTGCGCACTTAGCTCTTTGAAGGTGCCGATGGAGTTGGGTGCCAATCTGCTAAACCATATCCTGGTGGGACCTTTCAATGTAGTTGGGAAAGCTCGGCATATAATCTCGTTTAGAACACCTTGTAATTTCATGAGGGTTTTGAACGATTCTAAGTGATCCAAGGGATCCTTTAACCTGTCATAGGCTTCTATCTACGGCATACGGAACTTTGCTGGAAGGGGGAACGATGTGACGGGTGCTGTAAATGGGGAGTCCGTCTGGTGGACCAGCTCATCAAAGTCGTTTGACACTCGGCCTGTGAGGGCATTCATCATGAAGTCCATCCTTTCCTTCCTCATCTGCATCTCTGCAACCATATGCAGCAGTACCGTATTTGCGATGGATGGATGGCTAGTATCTTGCCGTTCTTGTCTGCTCGGGGCATTGCTGCCTTTTGgtctgataggccaaaaacgtattgacccctagtgatggattaagttgattaattagccaagtttattaattaatcaaattaacatgcaaacatgtggtagcataaacaaatcaccaataaactaaagtgcagtggaaaaataaattgacacggtgatttgtttacgaatggggaaaacctccaaggcaaaaaccctattgggtgattttaaggtcaccactcccgagaatccactattatcacagcaagcggttacaagtaaatgaatcctAGTACATTATACCAATCTACAattaaacccttaccccaatacctaattggacttgttctgtagtgacaatctctcattttcaatgcacagctcccagtacatgactaatcAATTgtgtggatcccagtacgcgacttcaatcaccaacttgagaaatatgttagctgcaaagttcttcagttcatcctcacaatgaagaacgagaagatgcttggttacaaaaccctatggtgcaaagataTAGTAGCTtattcacaaagagatgaactagggcaaactttgtcttcTATCACAGATTGCTTGAACAGAacttgctcaatgcttgtgcaacttgtgcttacttttatggcccttaaaataatccttttatatgtctagggttatgagaaaagaaggcccaaagacatgtccacggattagaatcaaaacagtattgaaaaattgtttttcttaaatcttgacagctagaggtgtcgaggtgctgtcgagcacctgtcgagccacggggctagaacaacttcttaaagctcgatagatacaattgttgagctttaatgaagagcacttctcagcttgtttttTGAACAgtcttgcatggctttaacacttgatcttgaaaccttatttcttgaagtatcaaaaacatcttagatctatccaattacaagtagagtgcattttgtcaaaggattagccaattacataacaGAATGACacatgttcttaacaagtgaactaCATATGTCCTaccaatctccccctttggcaatccgtgacaaaaccataacaaacaaatgaacatatgagagaagtcataaatcacttaactcatactcacttgttaaatacaataaaatctatcctaacataaactcttgaaaaactttgcaagaaaggAGTTCATGACAAGCAGACTTTGACAACCtttatttctgaaacactttaaactaAGCAcgtcaaggcatctttgtgtgaagcataAATAATAGCTTGCATAcataataaagaaacatgtgtataaagatagaaaagaaacaacacttgtagagataggtgaagaaaacatacaacatcacatatatatcaaagataaacatcatgtatgtaaaagaatggtcacaagacctaggtacaagaacaatgtatctctaacaagaaagaaaagaaaagaaaaatacatgtaatccttactacatccctcaaaaacaaactctccccctaacaaaaatcacCTAACTCTCCCTCTAAGagtgactactctcatatccaaaactaaactactccccttttttgtcacgagtgacaaagggtaagagtgtcaagtagaaaTCTCGTTAaaactggaagagctagcatctccattcccatcatcatcatcatcggaACCATCAGGTGTCTCGGATGCCTCaggaggaggagagggagactccacaaaaccaccaagg from Castanea sativa cultivar Marrone di Chiusa Pesio chromosome 6, ASM4071231v1 includes:
- the LOC142639838 gene encoding uncharacterized protein LOC142639838, which translates into the protein MKLQGVLNEIICRAFPTTLKGPTRIWFSRLAPNSIGTFKELSAQFASHFIRGHRYKKSTMYLMSIKQRKDETLRSYIARFNKEALSIDEADDKILVAAFTNDLRKGKLLFSFYKNDPKTMSNVLYRATKYMNVEDALLARKEKPKKRKRQEDAQQDKGQKMTRTGDLREDRRSKPFTVRFTNFTPLTTPIDQVLMQIQDNTTLTWPSKLKGDPSKRSRDKYCCFHRDHDHDTSKCYDLKQQIKALIKQGKLQ